CAGCACTTATGATCGCAGGCGCGTTAGTGGCCTTGCTGCTCGGCGGCTGCGTGATTGCCCCCGCGCCCGGCTACTACGGGTATTACGGCGGCTACCACCATGGCTATTATTACGACCGTTGAGCTTTGCCGCGGGGCCGGATCAGGCTCATGCCAGCAAGGCTTCGACCGCAATGACGGCGGCGAACGCCGCAGCGTTCGCCAACAAGGCTTCGGCGACGATCGCATACCACGTCTTCGGACGAAAGCGAACTGCAAGCAATAGCGCAAGGAGCAAGGCGAGCGCGAGGATCGCCACGATGTCGGCATTGTCGATGCGGATGTCCATCGTCTCCTCCCACGCTGAATGTGCAAAAAAGCGACGCGAATCGATGCGTCAAGGCCAGTATAGGCGCGTGCTTTGCGCGGACAAGCCAGGAAAAATCCCGATGCTTTCCTCGCGTGCAAACCCGTACCTCGCACAAACCGCGCCGCTCGAGTGTCGCTCGAGCGTCGCTCGCACCATGCCCATCGCACGGCGTCGATTCGATCCTCTATCGAAAATCGCTCGAGCAAGGAATTTTTAGCAGCGGGCGCACACCAACCGCGAAGGGCTGGTGCAGGCGCGCGGACGCGTCTGAGGCTGCGAAAACAAGGGGGCTGTCAATGAATTCGTCCGCTGGACGATCGATCGAGGTCGATCTGTTGCGCGGCATCGTGCTGATCGTGATCGCCATCGATCACATTACCGTGGGCGTGTTGTCGCACGCGACGCTGCACAACTACGCGTATTGCGACGCCGCGGAGGTGTTCGTCTTCCTCGGGGGCTATGCGTCGGCCGCGGGCTATTCGAGCATTGCGGCGCGTCACGGCGCGCCGGCGGCGCGAAGCCGTTTCTTTCGGCGTGCGTGGGAGATCTATCGCGCTTATGGGTTGACGGCGGCGCTGATGCTCGGCTGCGGCGCCGTTGCCGCATCGTTGCCGATCGCCTCGCCGCTGGTCGCGGAAACGGGCTGGCCCGGGTTTGCGCATGCGCCCGCGCAAGGGATCGTCGACATCGCGCTGCTGCGTCGGCAGCCGTTTCTGTCGGCCGTGCTGCCGATGTACCTGCTGTATGCGTTGAGCGTTTCGTTCGTCGTTCCGCTCGGGCGGCGCATGCCTGTTGCCTTGTTTGCGGGCAGCCTCGCCGTATGGCTCGGTGCCCCGTGGCTTGCGGCGAGCCTGCCGGGCGTCGCGGATTGGTCGTTCAATCCGTTCGCCTGGCAACTGCTGTTCATGCTCGGCGTGCTGTGCCGTCTCCATCCCGTGCCTACGCAGATGCAAACGTCGAGGGTGGGCCACGCGCTCACCGGCGCGGCGTTCGCGGTGGCGCTGGCGTTTATGTTCGTCAAGGTCTGCATCGACAGCCATCCATCGCCGGGCTATATGAAGCAGAATCTCGCGAGCGTGCGCGTCGTGAGCTTTCTCTCGCTCGCCTGGCTGTGCGCGCAAGCTGCGCGGCTCGGCTGGTTGCGAACGCTGGCCGAACGCTTGCCCGCGGTCGTGACGGTCGGAAAACAAGGGCTCGTTTGTTTCGTCGGCGGCACGGTCGTGTCGATCGTCGGCGATACGGGGATCCGTCTCGCGCATGTTGAGACGAATGGGCCCGCGCGACTATTCGGCGACTTGGCCGGCGTGGGGGCCATGCTGCTGCTCGCGCGCATCGCGGCGGCGCGGCGCGCGAGAGGTATTGGGCGCGTTGGGCGTGCCGAGGCGGAGGAAATGACGCCGAGCGCGCGGCTCGTCCGGGTAACGTCGGACGTGCGATCGCCGCGCGAGCGGCGTGAGCGATGATGGCTTAGGACAACCGCACGTCGCGCGTCTCGCGCATCGCGACGACCGCGATGAGACTCACGGCCGCCGCGGCCGACACGTAGGCGCCGACCCAAGCCAGCCCGCCGCGTGCCGCGAGCATCTGCGCAATGTACGGCGCGACCGATGCGCCGAGAATGCCGCCCAAGTTGTAGGCGACGCCCGCGCCGGTGTACCGCACGGGGGTCGGGAACAGTTCGGGCAGCAACGCGCCCATCGGTGCGAACGTGACGCCCATCAGGAACAGTTCCAGCGTCAGGAACAGGGTGACGAGCACGGGCGAACCGCTGCCGACGAGCGGCGCCATCGCGAAGCCCGATGCGACGGCTCCAAGGGTGCCGGCGATCAGCACGGGACGGCGTCCGAAGCGGTCGCTTGCCCAAGCGGCGAGCGGCGTGGCCAGCGCCATGAACAGCACGGCGAAGCACAGCATGGCGAGGAAGCTTTGGCGCGAGAAGTGCAGCGTCGAGACGCCGTACGAGAGCGTGAACACGGCCGAGATGTAAAAAAGTGTGTAGCAGACGACCATGGCCAACGAGCCTGCGATCGTTGCGCGGCCGTGATGCGCGATCAGCGAGGCGAGCGGCACACGCACGCGTTCGGCGCGCTCGATGGCGGCGCGGAACGCCGGCGTTTCGGCAATCTTCAGGCGCACGTACAAGCCGAGCACGACGAGTACGGCGCTCGCGATGAACGGCACGCGCCATCCCCACGAACGAAACTGCGCGTCCGAGAGCCCGAGCGCGAGCGCGAAGAACAAGCCGTTCGAAGCCAAGAAGCCGACCGACGGCCCGAGTTGCGGGAACATGCCGAACCAGCCGCGGCGGCCCGCGGGCGCATTCTCGGTCGCGAGCAGCGCGGCGCCGCCCCATTCGCCGCCGAGGCCGATACCTTGGCCGAAGCGCAAGATGCAGAGCAGGATGGGCGCCCACGAGCCCAGCGTGTCATAGCCGGGCAGGAAGCCGATCAGCATCGTCGACAACCCCATGACGAGCAGCGAGGCGACGAGCGTGGATTTGCGGCCGATGCGATCGCCGAAGTGGCCGAACAAGAACGAACCGATCGGCCGCGCGACGAAGGCGATGCCGAACGTGACGAAGGCCGACAGTGCTTGCGCCGTTGCCGATCCGTGCGGAAAGAACACCGGGCCGATGACGAGCGCGGCGGCAGTGGCATAGACGTAGAAGTCGTAGAACTCGATCGCCGTGCCGATGAAGCTGGCGAAGATGACGCGAGCACGGCTCGATACGTTCGCCGTGTCGGACGCGGCGGTCACGGAAGGCGATGACGGCGAAGCGGACATAGAGGGTCTCCGATGGTTGTAACGGCCGCATGGCCGCGCGCAAGCGTCGGCGAGGA
The sequence above is a segment of the Trinickia acidisoli genome. Coding sequences within it:
- a CDS encoding OpgC domain-containing protein, translated to MNSSAGRSIEVDLLRGIVLIVIAIDHITVGVLSHATLHNYAYCDAAEVFVFLGGYASAAGYSSIAARHGAPAARSRFFRRAWEIYRAYGLTAALMLGCGAVAASLPIASPLVAETGWPGFAHAPAQGIVDIALLRRQPFLSAVLPMYLLYALSVSFVVPLGRRMPVALFAGSLAVWLGAPWLAASLPGVADWSFNPFAWQLLFMLGVLCRLHPVPTQMQTSRVGHALTGAAFAVALAFMFVKVCIDSHPSPGYMKQNLASVRVVSFLSLAWLCAQAARLGWLRTLAERLPAVVTVGKQGLVCFVGGTVVSIVGDTGIRLAHVETNGPARLFGDLAGVGAMLLLARIAAARRARGIGRVGRAEAEEMTPSARLVRVTSDVRSPRERRER
- a CDS encoding MFS transporter, which codes for MSASPSSPSVTAASDTANVSSRARVIFASFIGTAIEFYDFYVYATAAALVIGPVFFPHGSATAQALSAFVTFGIAFVARPIGSFLFGHFGDRIGRKSTLVASLLVMGLSTMLIGFLPGYDTLGSWAPILLCILRFGQGIGLGGEWGGAALLATENAPAGRRGWFGMFPQLGPSVGFLASNGLFFALALGLSDAQFRSWGWRVPFIASAVLVVLGLYVRLKIAETPAFRAAIERAERVRVPLASLIAHHGRATIAGSLAMVVCYTLFYISAVFTLSYGVSTLHFSRQSFLAMLCFAVLFMALATPLAAWASDRFGRRPVLIAGTLGAVASGFAMAPLVGSGSPVLVTLFLTLELFLMGVTFAPMGALLPELFPTPVRYTGAGVAYNLGGILGASVAPYIAQMLAARGGLAWVGAYVSAAAAVSLIAVVAMRETRDVRLS